The proteins below are encoded in one region of Candidatus Bathyarchaeota archaeon A05DMB-5:
- a CDS encoding ATP-binding protein, with translation MNARRENTLNTFCFTDFDGKFHARLAAVIPRYFGAAEESKLAGTSARYQCRVKVEYQKDLMGLLEEGMLLAVKNFKQAGQGEERFTLMEISRVWPEHFGLRGLSDHGYYPMQFEIIEQSEEDWQTDDKSTMMIQIDAIPINYDLILNEKCDFQFVKGFSYPVVGSKVYLLNSEMINRMYNQKIAQAFGIDPSKTVQDARSDPRLGLIKMFQASETVIPIYVDFEKLVRYHFGVFAFTGGGKSNLMSNILRRILLHTSDTKVLVFDISCEYVFLLLDLLADPAFPAKVVMENKIESLEQFFNSVVKPREYEADERIKAGLGQIMKQGKLAYYRRPRRKVPTYSQFMDELNEQRRGASDKPNYINAIDEIHDAILAYMEEHSAMENQEVTEDFVNYIDEVARAKVEEFKVHEKSGLYAWGTTRNMLIDRIRRKDEIEETDTGGLAIEKIRDLLEDKKTRLVCISIADPYTIKDLVLTLTQDLLVRRKRRFQVKPYILLVFDEAQEFIPSNASGIEAKCSMHVETLLRQGRKYGLGACIATQRVAYLNTNALQQLHTYFVGTLPRPYDRQVISETFMLDKGILEKTLEFAPGEWLLSSYIATGMENVPIFIKADNAENEIEKYLKENS, from the coding sequence TTGAATGCGCGGAGAGAAAACACGTTGAACACGTTTTGTTTTACAGATTTTGACGGCAAGTTTCACGCGAGACTGGCTGCGGTGATTCCGAGATATTTTGGTGCTGCAGAAGAGTCGAAGCTTGCAGGCACAAGTGCACGTTATCAGTGCCGTGTCAAAGTTGAGTATCAGAAGGATTTGATGGGCTTGCTTGAGGAAGGGATGCTTTTGGCTGTTAAGAATTTTAAACAAGCGGGACAAGGCGAAGAGCGTTTTACGCTTATGGAGATTAGCCGTGTATGGCCGGAACATTTTGGTTTGCGTGGGTTGTCTGACCATGGCTACTATCCCATGCAGTTTGAGATTATTGAACAGTCGGAAGAGGATTGGCAGACGGATGACAAGTCTACGATGATGATTCAGATAGACGCAATACCAATAAACTACGATCTAATCTTGAACGAGAAATGCGATTTCCAATTTGTTAAGGGCTTTTCTTATCCAGTTGTGGGAAGCAAAGTCTACCTATTAAACAGCGAAATGATAAATCGCATGTACAACCAAAAAATAGCTCAAGCGTTCGGCATCGACCCGTCCAAAACTGTGCAAGACGCAAGAAGCGACCCAAGGCTTGGCTTGATAAAAATGTTCCAAGCAAGCGAAACGGTGATTCCCATTTACGTGGACTTCGAAAAGCTTGTGCGTTATCATTTTGGCGTTTTTGCTTTCACCGGCGGTGGAAAAAGCAATTTGATGTCAAACATTCTGCGAAGGATTCTACTACACACTAGCGATACGAAGGTTTTAGTTTTTGACATAAGCTGTGAATACGTGTTCTTGCTTTTGGATTTGCTTGCTGACCCTGCTTTTCCAGCGAAGGTTGTCATGGAAAACAAAATTGAATCTTTAGAGCAGTTCTTCAACTCTGTCGTGAAGCCCAGAGAGTATGAGGCAGACGAGCGAATCAAAGCGGGACTAGGGCAGATAATGAAGCAAGGCAAACTCGCTTATTACAGAAGACCAAGACGCAAAGTTCCAACATACAGCCAGTTCATGGACGAGCTCAACGAGCAAAGAAGAGGCGCATCAGACAAGCCTAACTACATTAACGCTATTGACGAGATTCACGACGCAATTTTAGCGTACATGGAAGAACACAGCGCCATGGAAAATCAGGAAGTAACCGAAGACTTCGTCAACTACATCGATGAAGTTGCAAGAGCCAAAGTTGAAGAGTTTAAAGTTCACGAAAAAAGCGGATTATACGCGTGGGGAACAACAAGAAACATGCTCATCGACAGAATAAGAAGGAAAGATGAAATTGAGGAGACAGACACGGGCGGTTTAGCAATCGAAAAAATCAGAGATTTGCTAGAAGACAAGAAGACAAGGCTTGTTTGCATTTCTATTGCTGACCCCTACACAATAAAAGATTTAGTGTTAACCCTAACACAGGATTTGCTTGTTCGTAGAAAACGCCGATTCCAAGTTAAACCCTACATACTGCTCGTTTTCGACGAAGCGCAAGAGTTTATTCCAAGCAACGCATCTGGCATAGAAGCCAAATGCTCCATGCATGTTGAAACTTTGCTTAGGCAAGGCAGAAAATATGGCTTAGGCGCATGCATAGCCACGCAACGTGTTGCTTATCTGAACACGAACGCACTGCAGCAACTTCACACCTATTTTGTTGGCACTTTGCCGCGTCCATACGACCGTCAAGTAATAAGCGAAACTTTCATGCTAGACAAAGGCATACTTGAAAAGACTTTGGAATTTGCGCCAGGCGAATGGCTCTTGTCAAGCTACATTGCTACTGGCATGGAAAATGTGCCCATATTTATAAAGGCTGATAATGCAGAAAACGAAATAGAAAAATACCTAAAAGAAAACAGCTAA
- a CDS encoding GNAT family N-acetyltransferase gives MKIVSVAEGYERMFWDHVNCDPLDYYFFILDWAQRKEQTKIFLAIEQNKVLGSLLIFADYITQFRGSREAVQKLLEYANLEKVELQAPPDCEDIICQKYKPRVKQNMVLMHLNRGEEHVRLTETPVRLNVEDAEEVAALMRRCDPKWWGEITAEQLKQRWGNVFWLGIKKEGKPVSVGNTRFVNFASNIGVVATEERYRNMGYATSIVSALVQEILKRSPIALIHVIADNAPAIRAYSKVGFKPYRTYLSIRT, from the coding sequence ATGAAAATTGTTTCTGTGGCTGAAGGCTACGAACGGATGTTCTGGGACCACGTGAACTGCGACCCTTTAGATTACTATTTTTTCATACTTGATTGGGCTCAACGCAAGGAACAAACGAAGATATTCTTGGCAATTGAGCAAAACAAAGTTTTAGGGTCGCTTTTGATTTTCGCTGATTATATTACACAGTTTAGGGGTAGTCGGGAGGCTGTGCAGAAATTGCTCGAGTATGCTAATCTTGAGAAGGTTGAGTTGCAGGCGCCGCCAGACTGCGAAGATATTATTTGCCAGAAATATAAGCCACGTGTCAAGCAGAACATGGTGCTGATGCATTTGAATCGGGGAGAGGAACATGTTCGCTTAACTGAAACTCCTGTAAGGCTTAATGTTGAAGATGCTGAAGAAGTAGCAGCTCTTATGAGGAGATGTGACCCTAAATGGTGGGGCGAAATTACAGCTGAACAGTTGAAACAGAGATGGGGAAACGTGTTTTGGCTTGGAATAAAAAAGGAAGGAAAGCCTGTTTCCGTTGGAAACACACGATTCGTGAATTTTGCAAGTAACATCGGAGTAGTAGCCACCGAAGAACGTTACAGAAACATGGGATACGCTACGTCGATTGTCTCCGCACTTGTTCAAGAGATTCTGAAGAGGTCTCCAATTGCGTTGATTCATGTCATAGCGGACAATGCTCCAGCCATCCGTGCATACTCAAAAGTAGGCTTCAAACCATATAGGACATACCTTTCCATAAGAACATGA
- a CDS encoding pyruvate ferredoxin oxidoreductase (catalyzes the formation of acetyl-CoA from pyruvate and coenzyme A), whose translation MQTETEWKFTAKDIAEKPDLFLSGHRACAGCGPATVLRLIMKAVRGPTIVTNATGCMEVVSSIYPYTSWAVPWLHTAFENAAANASGIDAALKILKKKRRIKHEHVDIIALAGDGGTYDIGIQALSGAVERGHDFLYVLYDNEAYMNTGIQRSGGTPLGASTTTSPAGTVIPGKLEHKKPIADIMVAHDMPYVATASPYYWRDLLVKVRKGLEVNGPAFLHVFAPCPRGWRSDPAKSIELSRLAVETCIFPLWEAVNGDYQLSTPSKVFALAPQKKKPVKEYLQVQGRFRHLFTPKFEKLTEEIQRVTDERWKRLLKKCGVEQRAKTTA comes from the coding sequence ATGCAAACAGAAACTGAATGGAAATTCACCGCAAAAGACATCGCTGAAAAACCAGACTTGTTCCTTTCGGGACACAGAGCATGCGCGGGTTGTGGACCAGCAACCGTCTTGAGACTAATAATGAAAGCGGTTAGAGGACCCACAATAGTTACGAATGCGACAGGGTGTATGGAGGTTGTTTCGTCGATTTATCCGTACACTTCTTGGGCTGTTCCGTGGCTGCACACGGCGTTTGAGAATGCTGCTGCGAATGCTTCGGGAATTGACGCTGCATTGAAGATTTTGAAGAAGAAAAGAAGAATTAAGCACGAGCATGTAGACATTATTGCCTTGGCAGGAGACGGCGGCACCTACGACATTGGCATACAAGCGCTTTCAGGCGCGGTTGAAAGAGGACACGACTTTCTCTACGTGCTCTATGATAATGAGGCTTACATGAACACAGGCATACAACGCAGCGGAGGAACACCATTAGGCGCTTCAACAACCACTTCGCCAGCCGGCACAGTTATTCCGGGCAAGTTAGAGCATAAAAAACCCATTGCCGATATTATGGTGGCTCATGACATGCCTTATGTAGCTACGGCTTCGCCTTACTACTGGCGTGATTTGCTTGTGAAGGTCAGAAAAGGCTTAGAAGTGAATGGACCAGCGTTTTTGCATGTGTTTGCGCCTTGTCCGCGTGGATGGAGAAGCGACCCAGCTAAGTCTATAGAGCTTTCGCGTTTGGCAGTAGAAACATGCATATTTCCGTTGTGGGAAGCCGTAAACGGCGATTATCAGCTTTCAACACCGAGCAAAGTTTTCGCTTTAGCTCCACAAAAGAAGAAGCCAGTCAAGGAGTATTTGCAAGTGCAAGGACGTTTTAGGCATTTGTTCACGCCGAAATTTGAGAAATTAACCGAGGAAATTCAGCGAGTAACAGATGAACGGTGGAAACGTCTACTCAAAAAATGCGGAGTGGAGCAGCGGGCAAAGACAACAGCGTGA
- the porA gene encoding pyruvate ferredoxin oxidoreductase — MKSVVKQEVLALNGDEAVAFAAKQSDVDVVAAYPITPQTIIVERFSEYVANGEVETEFVCTESEHSALTACLAASVTGARTFTASASAGLALMHEMLFVTSGCRAPVVMAIANRALSAPLNIHGDHSDTMTERDSGWIQIYVENAQEAYDSVIQAFRIAENTDVLLPVIVGLDGFTLSHTLENVHVLSDDAVKRFVGTRKFINVTNHEGKTVPFKLDPNNPTSMGPIALPNYYFEFKRQQEEAMKNALKVIQDVNKEYAAISGRSYGDGLVDAYHVEDAEVAIVCLGSTAGTVKAVVDELRAEGVKAGLLRIRTFRPLPVERIVDTLKNVKAVAVMDRSMSFGGNGGPVFHEVRHALYDAEKHPYIVNYIYGLGGRDTSPMQVRKIYEDLQKILRTKRVETRVQHLGLRE, encoded by the coding sequence ATGAAAAGTGTTGTTAAACAGGAAGTTTTAGCCTTAAACGGAGACGAAGCAGTCGCTTTCGCCGCTAAACAGTCAGACGTTGACGTCGTAGCAGCTTACCCAATAACTCCGCAAACCATCATCGTGGAAAGATTCAGCGAGTACGTTGCCAACGGCGAAGTTGAAACCGAATTTGTATGCACAGAATCCGAACACAGCGCTTTAACTGCTTGCTTAGCAGCGTCAGTAACCGGTGCAAGAACCTTCACAGCCAGCGCTTCAGCTGGCTTAGCTTTGATGCATGAAATGCTCTTTGTGACTTCTGGATGCCGCGCACCCGTGGTCATGGCGATTGCAAACAGAGCTTTGTCTGCGCCATTGAATATTCATGGCGACCACTCTGACACTATGACGGAACGTGACAGCGGATGGATACAAATCTACGTTGAAAACGCGCAGGAAGCGTATGATTCGGTTATTCAAGCGTTTAGGATAGCTGAAAACACAGATGTGCTTTTGCCTGTGATTGTGGGTTTGGATGGTTTCACGTTGAGCCACACGTTAGAAAACGTGCATGTGCTCTCGGATGATGCGGTTAAAAGGTTTGTTGGAACCCGCAAGTTCATCAACGTCACGAATCATGAGGGCAAAACTGTTCCGTTTAAGCTTGACCCAAACAATCCAACGAGTATGGGTCCGATAGCGTTGCCGAATTACTATTTTGAGTTTAAGCGGCAACAGGAAGAAGCCATGAAAAATGCTTTGAAAGTAATTCAAGACGTAAACAAAGAATACGCCGCGATTAGTGGCAGAAGCTACGGAGACGGACTGGTTGATGCGTACCATGTTGAGGATGCGGAAGTAGCCATTGTCTGTTTAGGCTCAACGGCGGGCACCGTGAAAGCTGTTGTGGACGAGTTGAGAGCGGAAGGCGTCAAGGCTGGATTGCTTAGAATTCGCACTTTCCGACCATTACCCGTTGAAAGAATAGTTGATACGTTGAAAAATGTGAAGGCTGTGGCTGTTATGGACCGAAGCATGAGTTTCGGCGGAAACGGCGGACCCGTCTTCCATGAAGTCCGCCATGCACTCTATGACGCTGAAAAGCATCCTTACATTGTAAATTACATTTACGGTTTAGGCGGAAGAGACACCAGTCCAATGCAGGTTCGCAAGATTTACGAGGATTTACAGAAGATTCTGCGAACAAAACGCGTTGAAACACGCGTGCAGCATTTGGGATTAAGAGAATAG
- a CDS encoding 4Fe-4S binding protein, with translation MRVTAKEKSWKEISPAGVCWKASTQFLTGDWKTYKPVRDLEKCTRCLLCVLFCPDGAIHWKPEKGDIEFDYNFCKGCGICANECPAKAIEMKLE, from the coding sequence CAGCAAAAGAAAAAAGTTGGAAAGAAATTTCTCCGGCAGGCGTATGCTGGAAAGCCAGCACTCAATTTTTGACTGGAGACTGGAAAACCTACAAACCCGTGAGGGATTTAGAAAAGTGCACGCGATGCTTATTATGCGTACTTTTCTGTCCAGACGGCGCAATACACTGGAAGCCTGAAAAAGGAGACATAGAATTTGACTACAACTTTTGCAAAGGCTGCGGAATATGCGCTAACGAGTGTCCAGCCAAAGCGATAGAAATGAAACTTGAATAG